AGTTTGTACACGTGCATAAGAGAAAACTACAGCTAGTAATGGAAAATACTAATGCTTAGAAAAGACCAGCTCatctgagaatgaaaaaaagccCCTTTTTCATATCAATTTCTCTCTGAAGTAACTTCTCCTCTCCTGTTCCCAAGTATAACACTAACTTAATCTGCACACATACACAATACTCACTAGTTGTGCCCGTACTCCCTTTTAACAGCACATCTAAGCTACGTTCAGAACCAGCCAGGAAATCTGAAGCAGGGCTCCAGCCTCTCCAGAGCACGCTGAACTCGACCGATGTGCCTGGGAACATCCGTACCTAGCAGCAGGCAGTTTGGCAAAGCAATCCCAGGCAGGTTTCTCTACAAATTGCCTGAGAAGTCTTGTGTAGATAGCAAGAAGCTGCTCTTGGAAGAATCCTGTTCTTTTTGCTAGCAGCAGAGGACAGAAGACTACACAAACTAGTGTTAAAACAGTATTCCTAGGGACATGGAAGCCACCAAAGGGTGTCCAGATAACAACTGCCATCTCCTGGTGACATCCACCTGCTTCCTCCAAGACCACGTGCTCCCTCCCAcgctagaaagaaaaataaaagaagtgagACGCACTGTCTGAGAATTCCCAGTCTCTCAAACgctggagaagaggatgttCAGACAGGTTTAAAATTCTCGTGAAACAGGTCGCAGCTATCGGAATAAGCCTGAAGGACTCCCAGAGGTAGTGGTGCGAGGCAGgcagaagcaaactgctcaCAAATCCAATCAACAGCAACCTTCAGCTGTTTCAGAGGTTTCTCTAAGGATCATGTCCCCGCTTCCCGGAGCTCACCTCAACAGGCGCTGGCTCTTTTGGAGGCTCCTCCTTTGTCACCAAGGTCCGGGACATGTTTGTCAAGGCCTTTGTCCGCATTGGGGAAGGAGGTGCAGGTGGAGCCGTGTACGTATCATTCTGGACCACTTTAGTCAGGGGAACAGTCTTGGACAGAGAGAACTTATTGCCACTCAGCCCAGTctacagaaggagagaaagtaTCTCAGAGCTGCAGGTGACAAAAGTAAGCCCATTTTTTCAAGCACAAGAGCAGAAGAGCATTactggcatgcattaaaaacTTCATGTCCTTCCCAGTGTCAAAaccacagcagtgctggagacTTTCAGCTGTGAGGCAAAAATcaactgaagtttttttttgggCATGATTATCTCGAAAGAGCACTTCCCTTGCAAAAGAGCACTTTTTCGACACACTTAAGTTTCATGCTCTTCTTAAATGAACTTTAGCAGTGCAATTTGAATTTGGAAGACACCTTTTGTCCAAAGATTCTCAAGTAGCTGACACAGCGTACACAACAATTGTTCACTTAGAGTAAAATTGAGCTTCCCTAGTGCAAACAGTAGTAGTTCTTCAGAAACATAGAGCTAGGGCACGTGAAGACTTGGAGCATCACTTTTCTACTCGCAGCTACCCGGGAAGTCTAAAGCCAGAATAAAAATTGTGCTTAGTACCTGCTGTGAAGTCTGGAGCTCTATTCTGAACACCCACACGAGAAAAGCCTGCGATAATCACTGCAGAAGATTGCCTGGGTGATGGTAAAGCTGCACTCATTTGCTCTCTTAAAACCACTGAATAATTTAGGACAAACCCACGTCCAACCCCTGTGTCTGAAACAGGGCTAACTTCAAAGGTGCATCAAGTTggctcagggcctcatccagccaAACTTCAGCATCTCTGAGAACAGATTTCACGACCTTTCCGGGTCCCTCTGCCAGAATCTGACCCTGAGAACTGCACAATCCCTTCTTACATCTAACTAGAACTTAGTTTGCTGCAACACATTTGTTGGCTCATCTTCGCTCCGTTCATCTGTGAAAAGGGTCTGGTTTTTGCCCTTTTTGACCACCTAATTAAACAGTGAAAAAGGAGCAGACATCTCACaacagccttctcttctcagcCTGAAGAAACCCTGCTCTCTTGTCCTCTCCTCATCCATCAtttcctgcagccctctgcccGTGCTGGTGTACTGGTATCAGTCTGCCTTGTATCATGGAGCCCCAAAATGGGCATAGCATTCCAGGTGCATTCTCACAAGCGCCAAATAGATGGGAATAATTATTTCCCTTGAGTTGCTATGATCTCACTAATACAGCCTAACGTGCAGCTGGCCATCATTGCTGCGAGGCTGCAGTGCCAGGTCATTCTTAGCATatcacccagcagcagccccaggtccTTTCcttcaaagctgctttctaGCCAGTCCTCAACTTCAGTTGCAGCGGGACCTCGCATTTGTGTTGAACTTCCATCTTCTTCAGAGCATGAGTACTCCCAACAAGCTGTCAACTACGGTTTTGCACGGCAAGAGATTTCCTGCTTTGATGTCCAGTCTCtaggagcagcagaaagcttcCCTTGCTTGCCTGCTCAACCGAGATAGATACAATGCACTTGCCCAACAAGAAGAAAGTCGAGAGCTAACACGCAGCAACCTGCCAGCGAGGGAGAAAGCACACATCCTGGCTGCAAAAGGCCTATACAATCACAGCCTACAAGGGAGCCTGTCCCAAAAATAACACTAGCAGCACTGACACAGAGAGAAGGGCAGGGTGAAGAGCAAACATTTCAGGGTAGAGCATCgtttacatactttaaaagaACACAAGCCCTGTAAAGCCGCAGCCTGTGCGTCCACCCAATGTGAGCATGGCGCAGTGGGGACTGTTCAGATAATCCCTTACCGCGTTGTGCAGGAAACTGTTTGTGGTGGtgattttcatctgtttgctAGGAAGGGGAGAGACACTTTCATCATCATCTTCCATGTCATACAGACCCTGAAAAGAAGCAAGATAATAGTTTACAAGAAGGTAGATTTACTTTAGACGTGATTTCTAAAATAAGGGATTTTCTCCTGTCTTCAGCCTTCTTCAGAACGCAGGTGGTAACATGAGGAAATGGacacagaacagtttgggttggaagggaccttaaagtcCACCTGGTTCCAacgcccctgccatgggcagggacacctcccaccagaccaggttgcccaaagccccatccagcctggccttgaacgcttccagggatgggaaaTCTATAACCTCTCTGGGCTAGCTGTGCCAGAGCCTCACCACCcccatagtaaagaatttcttccttatatctaatctcaACCTACCCTCTTTCAACTTAAATCCGCTACCCCTTGCCCTATcaccacactccctgacaaagagtccccttccaactttcctgtaggcctcctttacGTACTCAAAGGCAGCCACCATAgctctccccagagccttctcttctctgggtgctccagccctctgatcatctctgtggccctcctccggacccactctaacaggtccacgTCCTTCTTATgttgggagccccagagctgaacgcagcactcAGGTGGGGTCtcgagagcagagcagaggggaagattcacctccctcgccctgctggccacgcttcttttgatgcgGCTCAGGATacggctggctttctgggctgtaagtgcacattgccagctcgcgtttcatcaaccaacacccccaagtccttctccccagagctgctctccacCCACACCCAGACTGGATTCACGTTTAGCATTGCAAACACAATGTTTGCATGTTTGGGAATGCACAACTACTTTGGACTTGGCTCTTACCCTCACATCTAGGGGACAGAGAGCTGAGAGAATACAAGTCCATTTCATAACGTCAGTGTAAGATCTAACTTCTTTTCCAGAGATGCGATTTCCCTAGGTGTACTGAAGTCACGTACAGATTCCTCTAATCTCTAGACCTTACCAGCACTGATGAAACCGCATTACTAGAATAAAGCCTTAATGGCTTATGTTTTAGCACCCTTCTTCCTTTAAAGTTGAAGCCTATGCATCTATTTTTTGTAAAAGGAAGCAGATGCCTGTGGAATACAACTGAACTGAACGTTCCTTTTGAATCGGCTGCGTTCCTCAGCACAGCACACGCCCGTCTGGCACCAGAAAACACTGTACTGTGAGGTTACTAAAGAATTCATTTCCCAGTTCCGCATAATGCCCATAGCCCTGCCTTAAAATACCGAGGCTAGCACctatccaaatatttttcatagacTCTAAAcaatatttctaagaaaaaaagtttatacGCATATGGCACTGCCCAGAACATAGGAAGTCACAACTTGAAAGAGCTTCCTGTTAATTCAGtagaaaggtgaagaaaaatgaagaggtCAGCAATGACAGCTTGAAAAATAAGTGGGTTTTCATGGCCAACGAGATTCTGGTTTATGAGCAGGGAGGTCGTTATAATCACAGAAAtgctatgaagaaagaaaaagggatggTAGAACACTGACCCATGCAGAAAACTGGCAAAAATGCCAGGCAAGAGGACAATGGATTTGAGTTAAAGACAGTGAAACAGAGTCAAAATGTTACCTTGTTACCTTGCTGGTAACAAGGTCAGAATAATGAAGACACTTTCTGAAGTGATAGCACCTGGGATAGGTGAGGGCAGCAGGTCAATGAAGACATAAACAGCTAAAGTTACCCTAATCAAGGCATAAAATAAACACGACATGGTATTGTCAGTGCTAGTTCTCCCGTATTTCATACCACAATTTATGCATGCAGACATACAAAGTAACATAATATAAGGATAATTCCTTTGAAAGAACCCAAGGTGGTAAGGTAGCCAAACGCTTGGGGGCCGCAGCAAAGGCCTTTAAGACTGATCCCAAGAAAGACAGCACAAGTTCTAGAGTTTTCCTCAAACAAAGGCTGCTTGATATGGTAATGTTGACAgtacatcaaaaaaaaacagttaaaatcaTTCATCAGCAGGTTTCCAGCAGGGACCCACAGCTGGGGTTTCACAGGAAGGTAACACCCTCTCCCATCTCGCTGCAGAGCATTTGACAATGCCTAACAACATCCACTCCGTGAAGAGGCTGCCGGGATGCTGAATCAAAGCAACCAACACCTGGACTCGAAGCCGTATCAGCGAAGCATTTATGAAGAGACATTATGGCTAAAGGTCTTGGTCTCTGGAAAAAACACGTTCTCGTAACAAGAACTGGGAATACCTACACTGTATTCATGTAACACACGAGGAATCAAGTTCAGTTAGACTAAATGAAAGCTTCAGTTACCACTGAAGTATCTTACTGCACTCGAACGAAGAGCCAAGCTGTCAGAGACCTTGTTaactctctcttctttcctatCTTAAGTTCTCCTTGCACCCACCAACGTGCATGGACACCTTCCTGCCCCCTCAGTTGCCCACCCCACCCCTCAAAAACAAGGGTTAAATTAAGAAGAGCACAGAACGGGCACACACCTGCTTGTGTGTATGGTTGTTCACCACGTTGATCCTCATTCCTGCTGGATGAGAGTGTCCGGGGACTGgagctttctgctgcagttgGAGGGAAAGAACCAAAGCGTTAAACACTGCAGCCCACCAGATCGCCATTTCGAGAGACTGGCGCTGTTCATTGATCCCCTGAGACCACTTAAAGGAGACACTCTCCTGCTCTTGAAACATGCTACACCACAATATTAAACAACATCTATGTCTCCTGTGATACGTTCAGAATGAGATACCTGCACTTcatcaaagaaattaaaacccAAGGCCACACAGGTAAGTTTTGATTCAAATTACTTGAGTTTTACTTCAAGTTTAGTAGGAAAGACTTATTTCCAGCTTCGACAGCATTGATTAGATTTTTATTGCTGCAAATACGAAACCATGAATGGTCTAAATCAGTAAGAAAGCTTCTCTTCTACCACGTTATGGAGAACCAGAAGATAATCTATTTCCATTAAGCTCAACAAGTTGGGACACAACACCATCTAGTTGGTCAGTTCCATTTCATAGAAGCAAATTACATCACTTCACGCTAGAGCTGGAATACACTGTACTAGAATAAAATGATGCACAGGGTAGTGCACCTGACCCTTCTGCCATCTCATACGTTAGCCTGTGAAACGAGGAAACCACAACACACACGGAATGTAACTGCACTAATCAGTGACCAAAATCAACCCGCAGCTACCTCAGAAATGTCTTCTTGGTATTTGAAAAAGCTGGAAGCCGTCAACTACAGAAAACAATGTCTCACAAAAACACTCagtaaatgcagtaaaaaaaaaaacaaatttgcattttctctagaaaaacagtttctagCACAGCACCCTCACGTTTCAATTTGCTAGTTCAAAGACAGTTCAGTTCGATTCTGAACAGCTAGTTCAGTTTGATTCTGCTCCCACAGCTGGAACATAGAGGAGGGCCACTGGCAATTTAGAATTTCAGTGTAAATCTTGAAACAGGTTATAAGATAACTGCTTACGTGCACGGTTTTGCCTACAGTCTTCGTCACCACATGATTCTACAACATTTTATAGCAACATGCGAACAAGCACTGTAGGTCAAACCAagcgattaaaaaaaaaaaaaaaacaaaaaccagtcaGGTCAGAGCACGTTGCTGCTGCACCAGGCCTCCAGAAACCATTTAACTCCTGGATTTCTAGCAAATGTTCAGCTCCTAACAGCGGTGATTTGGCAGAAAAGGCCAGGATGAGGATTAATTACCCTGCTAATTTGAGGCTATTGAACAGACTGCTCTATAGCTCTGTGATTAGCTCTTCCGACTGCCACAAGAATCCTTTCTCAGGCCAGCCTTTCACTCTCAGCCTGGCATCTGAAGACGCCAAGGGGCAATTTTCTGCTGAGCAGAAAGACTCATCCAGGCTTTCAAACTGATGAGGACAGCAAATATTCCGGTGCGTACAAGCACACGGGATCTCCaggagacaggaaaggaaaagaggtaGACTGGGAGCTCGAGTTATGCCCTTGCAACGTGCTCGAATAGGCGAGGAACGCAAGCGCTCCTCAAACAGCAATCCTGAGGGGCTGAACAGGAACTTCTCACCTGACTCTACTCACTGTGTGTAACACGTGGAGTTCAACAGGAGCTGCTAGCCTGAGAAGTTAAATAAGAATCAACGGTCTCTTGCAAAGAACAGTGGtataagaacaacaaaaacgTACACgttttccttgcattttatCTGGGGAAGAGAGACTACTTAACAGCTCAAGGTAAGTATTTTAGTGCTGGCAGGAGCACTGCTTTCGTCTTTATTGGGcccaaaatttaaataaaagcttaaatGAAAGCTTGGATTCTTCAACAAGACCCAAAAAGCCGGAAGGACACGAAAAAGACTGAATCCTGCCCTACAGACTGTTGTAAACAAGGGAACGTATTCACGCAACTATTATCATTTCCAGTGGACTGCTGCAGAATAACTGAGGGGCTCAGAGATGGCTTGCTTGACCTACTTGAATAGTTTTGGTGATTTTCACAGCTGGATTTACTGTCCCCATAGCTGGGCTGATAGCAGCTGGAGTGTTCCTTTTCAAACTGATCTTCTCTCTGGCATCCACCACTTTGGTCACCTTTTCAGCAGCAACACTTTGCTGCTTACGGGAATTCAACATCTCTCGAGCATCCTGCAccttcccttttattttgaaCCGAGCGTCCTTTTGCACCAGTTTTTCCCGAGCATCTTTAACCCCCAGTTTGTGCCGGGCATCAGTGAGGCCGATCTTCTGTCGGGCATCGAACGTCCGCTGGAAGTTGACAGCTGGTGACGATCTACTCAGAAGATTTTGCTGGATCCCAATGCGAGATCTTACACCTCCAAATACTGGCCTCGTGttaagcctgaaaaaaaaaaaaaaggttcagacATTATAAGGTGTGATACAGCATCCACAGAAGTATCTGTGCTACTGCTAAGAAAAGCTCACGATTACTGCACAGAGCTCTGACCAGGTTACCTGTCCCAGTACAACAGTACAGCTCCTGAACTGTTTTATGCCGGATTTTACTTCGCTTGTAAATAGCTAAGGAACCGTTTTCCAAAAATCCTTAAGCTCACATTTATGAGCTTCAGTAAAGGTCTGACTTCAGCTGTGCTAAAAAACCTACTGTATGTAAACAAAATTCATCAAAACCTTACGTACTTTGGGGAACTCTTTGAAGACAAATAGAAATAGATTTTCTAGCGTTAGGACCAAGCAGCTCCGCTAAAACATCTCTCGTAGTACAATCATATGCcttgaaacacagaaagcatgGAGCTATATGTCTGATTTCAAGAGTTCTGGGCAGCAAGTGCAGAGTTCTGGGACTGCAGGAGGCGTGGATTCTAGAATGCACAAGCCCCATTCTCAGCTCAAAGCCACTAGTTCCAAAACTGAGGAACTGCCAGTAAGAACACTTACAAGTCAAATCACTTTTCAGCATCGCTGCCTCTCCTTTGATGTGttgacagagctgctgcactcAGTGGCCTTTACTTTTTAAGTACATCATCATCATCGcaaaactgagcacagaagCTCACAGTGCGCAGGAAGAACGgtatttgtatttgtacacGCGTAGTACTAAGAAGCAGCCTGTTACATAGCGAAGCAGAAACCAGCTTCTTATTAGGTCTGATTTACTTGTCCAAAATTTCCCCTAAAAGGAAGTAGCTTGTCTAATTTTTTAATACTGGTCTTCCTTTACGCATTTTGTAAAGTTTTAGGGTGTAAAGTTTTCGTAAAGAAACCCTTTTAACTGGGCTTCTTTTttgtaaagatgaagaaaatgtaagcaattttaaagctatgttagtgaaaaatattcttgatgtcatttcttttttttaattccaagtaAGCTACAGCACTATAGTGTTCATCTGCTTTCTGAACCACATCACACAGTATTATAGCCTAAAATTAGGTATCTAGAATTTGTTTTAATACCTAAAAGTCTAATGTCACAAATTCAAATGATGATGCAACTCAAATTCTCCATATAGCTTTCTATCAGTATTTCCTGATCTAACCCTACTATCTTAACATAATTTTCCACCACCTATTTACAGCGGAGAGATGTGTGGAGAAGAGATGAAACAGCCTGAGACTGGACACCCACTTCCACATCTCTGTTCTTGCCGTGCCCCGAACTGGAAAGCTCAGACTGGGGTCCCGCTGTGTTACCCAGCTTCGAAATCCTACAGCTGCTCTCTCGTACAGCCAAAGCGCACCAGCTCCGCACGGCAGGACTGTTACAAAGACCATTTATTGAAATATATCCAGAAGAATATGAAGGTGTAACGGCACCCATAAAGCAACAGCCACAAAACACGACTTCCCTTGCCATTTTAAAGAGCGTtaacacagcaaagcagaaagcacttGGTTAGAGTGCTGCAGAGGGCTTCATGAGTGTTCCTTTTAATAAGCATAAAAGAAGTCAAAGTAAAACCCAAAATATGTGTATCAGCATTTAAGCCAGAATTAGTTAGACTGTTAACAACATGCATGATGAAATCAGTTAGGAAACTCTGTACTGAAGATTATACCTTCTCTGAAGGCTTTGTTTACCCTAATAAGCAACTCTTCTCTGGAGAGAATTGCTTACCCTGTAACAGCACAAACCGTTCAAGCATTTTGTGCCAGTTTTGTGCCATGGCACCTGAAACACAAGGGAATCTCAAACATCtaatttcctttcaaagacTATGAGCTCTGACTTATTAcacaaaatggtattttgtgggtaaggatattttatttatagttgaagatttttctgttatCATTTTGTCTAGATTACTGAAGAGCACATAACACGATCAGACGAGTTTGTTCAGTTTGTCCAGCCTTCCCAAAGGCACATTAGCTACCTCAGAAATCTCATAAAGCAAGCTAAGTGTGCCAAGTGAAATTTAAGGTACACGAACTTCAGGGATTACTGCTTGGCAGACAAAGCAAGGAGATTTCCTGGAAGAAACGAGAGTAAAGGGGGAACTTGAGAAAGGCGAAGGGAGGTGCAGCGCATCCTCAGCTGCATGAAAACCGTTCCAAACATGGAGGACAGCACGAATGAAAGCGCAAAGCCTTGTGAGGACTGGGATTTAAAGGTGCTGGAATATTTCTGCTATCACATATTATCGTGAGACTTTCAAAATCCTATCGATATAGAAGGAAAGGTAAACAAGTGGTCGTTCCTCAGTGAGGAACGGGCCACACAAAGCCAGAGGCGCGCTCAGGGAACCGAGGCGCCCCGCTCACCTCACGGACGGGCCCTGCGCGCCGGCCGCCGCCCCCGAAGGCCCGGCCCGGCAGCGGGCAGCGGCCTCCCGAGCGGAAGGCCCGGAAGGGAGAGCGGGAGGAGCCCCGGGGGGCGCCGTGTACCGGCGGGCGCCTACCTGCCCTTCCCCGTCACGCCGCGCTTCCGTATGAGCTCGTCCAGCGACAGGTCCGCCATCTTGTCGCGGGGCCCAGCGAGGAGACGCAGCCAGCGAGCCCCGGACGTGACATCATACCCCTTCCGGcgcttccctccccctccctcctccccgcgGCACCGCACGAGGATGaccgccccctccccagcccggcGGTCCCACAAACCCCAGCGGCGCCCCGGCGGCTCATTTGCATACAGACCCTGGCACAGCACGGCGCGGTTCGGCCTGGAAAAGCGTTTACACGGCTCACAACGGCACGAGGAGCGGGCAAAACGGCAGGACAGCAAGGACACAGCCCGTGCTAGCCGGGGTAGTGAGGGCGAGCTGCTCGCCCTGACCTGCAGAGGTGACGCGCAGAGCCCTGCCGGCGAGCCGGAGAGAACTCTGTTATGCCTTAAACTTATGAGTAAGGAAAATAACGACCCGGGGTGACGCCCGGGTCCTCACTGCTGATGTGAGAGGAATTTTTGCGCGGGTACAGGTCGCCCCCGGGTGACCCGCTTACTTCGCGGGATGCCCGGGAGCCGCGATCTGCCCGACCCTCAGTGCCCAACGTCCCAACGACAGAACCGGAGCggcggccgccattttgtgcTGGCCGTGTGGAGCCCTGAAGGGGCAGCTGGCACGTGacagcagtcagaaaaaaaaagcaaaagattcccgaaacaaacaaaaaaaccccgCTGTTGCAGCCAACATTTCGAGCAAGTTCACGTAAACGTAACAGCAGCCCCCGTGGTTCAGACTTAAAGCTCCATCTCTCCAGTTTCTGTTTCCCCGCCTGCAGGGAGACAATAGGATCAGGAAGGTGCATTCTAGTGTCAGGCCCGTCGCCCTGCTGTGCTGACCCCTGAAGTTTCCCCAAATGTGAGAAACTCAGCTGCCTCGTTTGTGGATGGCTTTTACTCCTCCAGGAGGTACAAATCCAAGTAAACCAAAGCAGTCCCCGTAAGCCGATGCTCAGGGAAGAATTGGAACGGAACAAGCACTCGCGGTACTCCCCCTTCATGCTCCTCCAGGCACTCGGATTTGTTTAGTAACCCactggaggtctcttccagaCACCTGGCCAGATGCCCTTGATCCCAGTGACATCTGTGCAGACAGTATGCTTTGACAAGCtgcacagcccctctgctctTTGTCTCATGTAGAAAcacttcctttttgtttttcttctgccagcCTAGCTCTTGAAGGCAGAGTGCACACATGGCTCCAAACAACCTTCTTTTCCACCTTGCAATCTAACAAGTCACCTACTTTCCAGTTGAAGAATCCAGGCCTGATAACCAATTCCTTTGGTAAAAGCCCATTCAAACTTCCAGCAATTCCTGTTGGGCTTTACTGTTTCTTTCCCAGTTCGCAATGTAGAGAGATCACAAATACAGAGTGGCAAATCTGGATGCTTTCTGTCTTGTTTCCTACTCGTTTGCCAATGATTCCTAatactggattttgtttttcagccgCTCCTGATAATTTCATGCATCTGTCTGTCAAAACCCCCAAGTTTTGTTGCTGAGCAATAGTGATCAGATGAGAGCCTGTCCTTTTGTCTGTGCAGGCAAAAGAATTGTTTTCC
This is a stretch of genomic DNA from Cygnus atratus isolate AKBS03 ecotype Queensland, Australia chromosome 1, CAtr_DNAZoo_HiC_assembly, whole genome shotgun sequence. It encodes these proteins:
- the POLDIP3 gene encoding polymerase delta-interacting protein 3 isoform X1, with translation MADLSLDELIRKRGVTGKGRLNTRPVFGGVRSRIGIQQNLLSRSSPAVNFQRTFDARQKIGLTDARHKLGVKDAREKLVQKDARFKIKGKVQDAREMLNSRKQQSVAAEKVTKVVDAREKISLKRNTPAAISPAMGTVNPAVKITKTIQQKAPVPGHSHPAGMRINVVNNHTHKQGLYDMEDDDESVSPLPSKQMKITTTNSFLHNATGLSGNKFSLSKTVPLTKVVQNDTYTAPPAPPSPMRTKALTNMSRTLVTKEEPPKEPAPVELAFSPLEGTKMTVNNLHPRVTEEDIVELFCVCGALKRARLVHPGVAEVVFVKKEDAITAYKKYNNRCLDGQPMKCNLHMNGNVITSDQPILLRLSDTPSVKKEGEPRRTSASTASNPPAEVDPDTILKALFKSSGVSSSVQPTEFKIKL
- the POLDIP3 gene encoding polymerase delta-interacting protein 3 isoform X2, with product MADLSLDELIRKRGVTGKGRLNTRPVFGGVRSRIGIQQNLLSRSSPAVNFQRTFDARQKIGLTDARHKLGVKDAREKLVQKDARFKIKGKVQDAREMLNSRKQQSVAAEKVTKVVDAREKISLKRNTPAAISPAMGTVNPAVKITKTIQKAPVPGHSHPAGMRINVVNNHTHKQGLYDMEDDDESVSPLPSKQMKITTTNSFLHNATGLSGNKFSLSKTVPLTKVVQNDTYTAPPAPPSPMRTKALTNMSRTLVTKEEPPKEPAPVELAFSPLEGTKMTVNNLHPRVTEEDIVELFCVCGALKRARLVHPGVAEVVFVKKEDAITAYKKYNNRCLDGQPMKCNLHMNGNVITSDQPILLRLSDTPSVKKEGEPRRTSASTASNPPAEVDPDTILKALFKSSGVSSSVQPTEFKIKL